One genomic region from bacterium HR17 encodes:
- the apc3 gene encoding Acetophenone carboxylase gamma subunit: MLVGVDIGGTFTDVVVLTDDGQWRVHKVLSTPPTFERGVADALRQLQLPAGFVVVHGTTVATNAVLERKGAVTALVTTDGFRDVLAIGRQTRPNLYTLCVERPDPIVPCKHRFTVRERTAADGTVLIPLNPDEAERVLQAARQSRAEAIAICLLFSFANPAHERMLAKIARRYRWFVSVSHEVLPEFREYERTATTVLNAFVGPVMSRYLQRLHRIVRRSGGMQFWVTQSSGGSVAPTWVRRFPVHTLYSGPAAGVIGALFIAQQVGFERVLTLDMGGTSTDVALCVGAPTVTTENEIGGLPLRVPSIAIRSIGAGGGSIAWLDVGGALQVGPHSAGAKPGPACYGFGGQAPTVTDANLLLGRLDPERFWGGRLRLRRDLAERALTPLAQEMNATLRDAAEGIIAVTNANMARALLSVSAERGHDPREFALVSFGGAGGLHACLLAELLGISTVLLPPFAGALSALGAVVMDTVRDRAQTIAAPLDTDGLTKTQRLAQRLAEKGRKELRQMGFADDRIAVQVALDMRYRGQGHELTVPVSEWGEGVIRAAFERLHQQRFGHIYAGAAVDIVTVRVRCIGVRTKPSLPRLPRRRAVRPSATVALWTGNGIVAAAVWERQRLGAGTVLRGPCLLVDEHATAYLPPDWAAEVHPTGCVIATPDRATGSK, encoded by the coding sequence ATGTTGGTCGGTGTGGACATCGGCGGGACTTTCACGGATGTGGTCGTGCTGACGGACGATGGGCAATGGCGTGTGCACAAGGTGTTGTCAACGCCGCCGACATTTGAGCGCGGTGTCGCTGACGCATTGCGGCAGTTGCAATTGCCCGCTGGCTTTGTCGTCGTGCACGGGACGACGGTCGCCACCAACGCCGTGCTGGAACGCAAGGGGGCGGTGACGGCACTCGTCACGACGGACGGGTTTCGGGATGTTTTGGCGATTGGGCGGCAAACACGCCCCAACCTTTACACCCTTTGCGTGGAACGCCCCGACCCCATCGTGCCCTGCAAGCACCGTTTCACTGTCCGCGAACGCACCGCCGCCGATGGAACGGTGCTGATACCGCTGAACCCTGATGAAGCGGAGCGGGTTCTCCAAGCGGCGCGCCAAAGCCGTGCGGAAGCCATCGCTATCTGTCTGCTGTTTAGTTTCGCTAACCCCGCACACGAACGGATGTTGGCAAAAATCGCCCGTCGCTATCGTTGGTTCGTTTCTGTTTCGCACGAAGTTTTGCCTGAATTTCGCGAATACGAGCGGACAGCGACGACGGTGCTCAACGCTTTCGTCGGTCCTGTCATGAGCCGCTATTTGCAACGGTTACACCGTATCGTGCGGCGCTCTGGCGGGATGCAGTTTTGGGTGACGCAATCGTCTGGCGGCAGCGTGGCGCCGACATGGGTGCGGCGCTTTCCCGTCCACACGCTCTATTCGGGTCCCGCAGCGGGTGTCATCGGTGCATTGTTCATCGCCCAACAAGTCGGCTTTGAGCGCGTGTTGACGCTTGACATGGGCGGCACTTCCACCGATGTCGCGCTGTGCGTCGGCGCACCGACGGTCACGACGGAGAACGAAATCGGCGGGTTACCGTTGCGTGTGCCGTCCATCGCTATCCGCAGCATCGGTGCTGGAGGTGGGTCCATCGCATGGCTGGATGTGGGTGGGGCGTTACAAGTCGGCCCGCACAGCGCGGGGGCAAAGCCCGGTCCCGCATGCTACGGGTTCGGCGGGCAAGCGCCAACGGTCACCGACGCCAACTTGCTGTTGGGGCGGTTAGACCCTGAGCGGTTTTGGGGCGGGCGCTTGCGGCTGCGCCGCGATTTGGCGGAACGCGCTTTGACGCCATTGGCGCAGGAAATGAACGCCACTCTGCGCGACGCCGCAGAAGGCATCATCGCTGTCACCAACGCCAATATGGCACGGGCGTTGCTTTCGGTCAGCGCCGAACGCGGGCACGACCCACGCGAATTTGCCCTCGTCAGTTTCGGCGGCGCTGGCGGATTGCACGCGTGTTTGCTGGCAGAGTTGTTGGGAATCAGCACGGTGTTGCTGCCACCTTTTGCGGGCGCATTGTCGGCGTTGGGCGCGGTCGTCATGGACACGGTGCGCGATAGGGCGCAAACGATTGCGGCGCCGCTGGACACTGATGGCTTAACAAAAACTCAGCGCCTTGCCCAGCGGTTGGCAGAAAAAGGGCGCAAGGAACTGCGGCAGATGGGTTTTGCCGATGACCGCATCGCCGTGCAAGTGGCTTTGGACATGCGCTATCGCGGGCAGGGTCATGAGTTGACAGTGCCCGTGAGCGAATGGGGCGAAGGGGTAATCCGCGCGGCGTTTGAGCGGTTGCATCAACAGCGTTTCGGGCACATTTACGCCGGTGCGGCAGTGGACATCGTGACGGTGCGGGTGCGGTGTATCGGTGTGCGCACCAAACCCTCGCTGCCGCGTTTGCCCCGTCGCAGAGCGGTTCGTCCGTCTGCCACCGTTGCGCTGTGGACCGGCAACGGTATCGTGGCAGCAGCGGTTTGGGAGCGGCAGCGGTTGGGTGCAGGCACCGTTTTGCGCGGTCCATGTCTGCTCGTGGACGAACACGCCACCGCTTATTTGCCGCCTGATTGGGCGGCAGAGGTGCATCCGACGGGATGCGTGATCGCGACGCCCGACAGGGCAACCGGTAGCAAGTAG
- the yhdN_5 gene encoding General stress protein 69 has product MEYRPLGRTGLTVSALCFGCWEIGGLFWGRIDAKKAVNLIRHAVDLGVTTFDTADVYGNGRSEVILGFALRHVRDKVVIVTKAGYQVGADGAQSLYVDAQGFVDQRFDPDYLRWQCELSLWRLRCDYVDVFLLHDPSVEIVERDEPFEALHRLKREGKARAVGISSSVAACRRAIERGVVEVVECGFNFLQTEAKEQLFALAVEKGVGVLARSPFAGGRLFAPEHAEKLRALVPHLPLPEAAVKFVLAHPQVSSCVTGIMRLRELRQNARAAEPPYLTLPS; this is encoded by the coding sequence ATGGAGTATCGCCCACTGGGACGGACGGGGTTGACGGTCTCGGCACTGTGTTTTGGCTGTTGGGAAATTGGTGGGCTGTTCTGGGGGCGCATTGACGCCAAAAAGGCGGTTAATTTGATCCGCCACGCTGTGGACTTGGGCGTGACGACTTTTGACACTGCCGATGTTTACGGCAACGGACGCTCAGAGGTCATCTTGGGATTTGCGTTGCGCCATGTCCGCGACAAAGTCGTCATCGTCACTAAAGCGGGCTACCAAGTCGGCGCCGACGGCGCCCAATCGCTCTATGTTGACGCGCAAGGCTTCGTGGACCAGCGCTTTGACCCGGACTATTTGCGATGGCAATGCGAATTGAGTTTGTGGCGGTTGCGGTGCGACTATGTGGATGTGTTTTTGCTGCACGACCCCAGCGTGGAAATCGTGGAGCGCGATGAGCCCTTTGAGGCGCTGCACCGACTCAAGCGGGAAGGCAAAGCGCGGGCGGTGGGCATTTCGTCGTCGGTGGCAGCGTGTCGTCGCGCCATTGAGCGGGGCGTCGTGGAAGTTGTAGAGTGCGGGTTCAACTTTTTGCAGACAGAAGCGAAAGAGCAATTGTTTGCGCTGGCGGTAGAAAAAGGCGTCGGGGTGCTCGCCCGCAGCCCATTTGCGGGTGGGCGACTGTTTGCGCCGGAGCATGCCGAAAAGTTGCGGGCGTTGGTGCCCCATCTGCCGTTGCCTGAAGCCGCCGTCAAGTTCGTCCTTGCGCATCCGCAGGTCAGCAGTTGCGTGACGGGAATCATGAGGCTGCGGGAATTACGCCAAAACGCCCGCGCCGCCGAACCGCCTTACCTTACGCTACCATCGTAA
- the tatA_1 gene encoding Sec-independent protein translocase protein TatA has protein sequence MNLGPTELLILGLLVVLLFGTKKVPEFFASLGKGIKEFKKAMHGEDEPDSTPKPPSES, from the coding sequence ATGAACCTCGGTCCGACGGAATTACTTATCTTGGGGTTGTTGGTCGTCTTACTGTTCGGGACGAAAAAGGTGCCTGAATTTTTCGCCAGCCTCGGCAAAGGCATCAAGGAGTTCAAAAAAGCCATGCACGGTGAGGACGAACCCGACAGCACTCCTAAACCGCCCAGCGAAAGTTGA
- the levS_2 gene encoding Levansucrase, which yields MWKRMMAWLLAGTMTLPVAVWAQQPSKKPTQPPAKKAQPAKPAQPAKPATPATPAKPATPATPAKPATPAQPATPAKKAATGTKKRAAKRHVRKHRKVRHRRPAHRRTTQKVAAAKK from the coding sequence ATGTGGAAACGCATGATGGCATGGTTGCTGGCGGGGACGATGACGCTGCCGGTTGCGGTCTGGGCGCAGCAGCCGTCCAAGAAGCCTACCCAACCGCCAGCGAAAAAAGCCCAACCGGCGAAACCAGCCCAACCGGCAAAGCCAGCGACCCCAGCAACGCCGGCAAAGCCGGCAACGCCAGCGACGCCGGCAAAGCCAGCAACCCCTGCCCAACCGGCGACGCCGGCAAAGAAGGCTGCCACCGGCACTAAGAAGCGGGCGGCGAAGCGGCATGTCCGAAAGCACCGCAAGGTGCGTCATCGCCGTCCCGCCCATCGCCGCACGACTCAGAAAGTCGCCGCTGCCAAGAAATGA
- the sigE_2 gene encoding ECF RNA polymerase sigma factor SigE: MDETAKARAFERLVRENQAALYRLAYRLTGNRDDAEDLLTEALTEAWSDFDRFRHDDGFVRWVATIMTHTFLDWKRRASRAEVVSLDNPSPDGDADDEGAWELPDTADDPETIAMRRQFWRAVQKALEELPPEFKAVVVLVDMEGLSYEEAAQALRCPIGTVRSRLHRARTMLRERLKDWL, from the coding sequence ATGGACGAGACCGCCAAAGCGCGGGCGTTTGAGCGATTGGTCCGAGAAAACCAAGCGGCTCTGTATCGGCTCGCCTACCGGCTAACAGGCAACCGCGACGACGCCGAGGACTTGCTGACGGAAGCCTTGACGGAGGCATGGAGCGATTTTGACCGCTTTCGGCACGACGACGGCTTTGTGCGTTGGGTGGCGACCATCATGACGCACACTTTTTTGGACTGGAAGCGCCGAGCGAGCCGAGCGGAAGTGGTCTCACTGGACAACCCATCACCTGATGGCGACGCTGACGATGAAGGGGCATGGGAGTTGCCCGACACCGCCGATGACCCCGAGACGATCGCGATGCGGCGCCAGTTTTGGCGAGCGGTACAAAAGGCACTGGAAGAACTGCCTCCCGAGTTTAAAGCCGTCGTCGTGCTGGTAGACATGGAAGGGCTGAGTTACGAGGAGGCAGCGCAAGCGTTGCGCTGTCCTATTGGGACGGTGCGGTCGCGCTTGCACCGAGCACGAACAATGCTGCGGGAACGCTTGAAAGATTGGCTGTGA
- the blaI gene encoding Transcriptional regulator BlaI: MFSPLEAEVMRVIWRKGSATVREVWLALRDDGKRLAYTTVMTVMVRLHEKGLLRRVKEGKGYRYFPTQPHETLLRRFAMAVVDRLVAVFGEPAVSYLAEIVAERRRR, translated from the coding sequence ATGTTCAGCCCGCTGGAAGCCGAAGTCATGCGGGTCATCTGGCGTAAAGGGTCTGCGACGGTGCGGGAAGTGTGGCTGGCGCTGCGGGACGACGGCAAGCGGCTGGCTTACACAACGGTGATGACCGTCATGGTCCGGCTGCACGAAAAGGGGCTCTTGCGTCGGGTCAAAGAGGGCAAAGGTTATCGCTATTTCCCGACCCAACCCCACGAAACTTTACTGCGGCGCTTCGCCATGGCAGTCGTGGACCGGCTGGTGGCGGTCTTCGGTGAGCCGGCGGTCTCCTACTTGGCGGAAATTGTGGCGGAGCGCCGGCGGCGGTGA
- the moeZ gene encoding putative adenylyltransferase/sulfurtransferase MoeZ translates to MIDIRQIRLTNEQILRYSRHLILPEVGMAGQKKLRAASVLIIGAGGLGCPIALYLTAAGVGKLGLVDFDVVDKTNLQRQILYGDSVVGVPKVEAAKERLKDLNPDVEIETYPVRLTSENALQIMADYDIVVDGTDNFPTRYLTNDAAVLLGKPYIYGSIFRFEGQVSVFLSKPFNGFERGPCYRCLFPSPPPPGTVPTCAEGGVLGVLPGIIGALQAAEAIKLIVGIGEPLIGRLLLVDTLRMDFRAVKIRRKPDCPVCGDNPTIHELIDYEEFCGLRRGEIPESADLFITPQELKERLERDGDLVLLDVREPEELEISEFPHPYKHIPLDDLMERVNELDQTADIVVFCRDDQRSRYATQLLRQLGFGRVRVLKGGINAWAREVDPSVPQY, encoded by the coding sequence ATGATTGACATTCGGCAAATTCGGCTGACCAACGAGCAGATCTTGCGCTACTCGCGCCACCTGATTTTACCCGAGGTGGGGATGGCGGGGCAGAAGAAATTGCGGGCAGCCAGCGTGTTGATTATCGGCGCAGGCGGGCTGGGTTGCCCTATCGCACTGTATCTGACGGCGGCAGGTGTCGGCAAGTTGGGGTTAGTGGACTTTGATGTCGTGGACAAGACCAACCTGCAGCGCCAAATCCTTTACGGCGACAGTGTGGTCGGTGTGCCGAAGGTGGAGGCGGCGAAGGAGCGGCTCAAAGACTTGAACCCCGATGTAGAGATTGAGACCTATCCCGTGCGGCTGACTTCGGAGAACGCCCTGCAAATCATGGCGGATTACGACATCGTCGTGGACGGCACGGACAACTTCCCGACGCGCTACCTGACCAACGACGCCGCCGTGCTGCTAGGCAAGCCCTACATCTATGGCAGCATTTTCCGCTTTGAGGGGCAGGTGTCGGTGTTCCTGTCCAAACCTTTTAACGGGTTTGAGCGGGGTCCATGCTACCGCTGCCTGTTCCCGTCGCCGCCCCCGCCAGGGACGGTGCCGACCTGCGCAGAGGGGGGTGTGCTGGGGGTTTTGCCGGGCATCATTGGGGCGCTACAAGCGGCGGAAGCCATCAAACTCATCGTCGGCATCGGTGAACCGCTCATTGGGCGGCTGTTGCTCGTGGACACGCTGCGGATGGACTTTCGCGCCGTCAAAATTCGGCGCAAGCCCGACTGCCCCGTCTGCGGCGACAACCCGACCATCCACGAGTTGATTGACTACGAGGAGTTTTGCGGGCTGCGGCGAGGCGAAATTCCCGAAAGCGCCGACCTGTTCATCACGCCCCAGGAACTCAAGGAACGGTTGGAGCGGGATGGCGACTTGGTCTTACTGGATGTCCGCGAACCTGAGGAGTTGGAGATTTCCGAGTTCCCGCACCCCTACAAGCACATCCCGTTGGATGACCTGATGGAGCGGGTTAACGAACTGGACCAAACCGCAGACATTGTCGTGTTCTGCCGCGACGACCAACGCAGCCGCTATGCCACTCAACTCCTACGGCAGTTGGGGTTCGGACGGGTTCGGGTCCTGAAAGGCGGTATCAACGCGTGGGCGCGCGAAGTTGACCCTTCGGTGCCTCAGTATTGA
- the alaS gene encoding Alanine--tRNA ligase, whose protein sequence is MTVKELRRTFLDYFWRQDHLVLPSFSLIPSDQSTLFTSAGMQPLIPYFQGIAKPPHPRIATCQKCFRADDIEQVGFTWRHLSFFEMLGNFSFGDYFKREAIRYAWEFLTEVIGLPKERLWVSVYEQDDEAATLWRNDIGLPAERIVRLGKKDNWWGPVGDSGPCGPDTEIYYDRGEEFGCGRRECKPGCDCDRWGEIWNLVFQQYDQQKDGTLLPLPKPGIDTGMGLERLAAAVQGKNSVFETDIFFPLVQHICQRLNYEYGRDEGQGTQGTSAVPRPLNRDVAVRIIADHTRAVCFMAAEGIVPSNEGRGYVMRRFIRRAMRLGRLFGVDEPFVHQLVPTVVQLMGDPYEELVKAQSVITEVILREEERFEQTLEVGMARLEEMIAETKARGETVLRGRDAFTLYDTYGFPLELTQEICAEHGLTVDKNEFHEELEAQRRRARERMRFTSPFEASEFEGLPPTPFVGQMPEPEGVLACEATVLAIKRRGEEVWVVLDKTPFYPEGGGQIGDTGMLVWNGGQGAGDKETAKAVARVLDTKKFGDVIAHKVVMEKGFLTEGAVVWAQVDAERRQALRRAHTATHLLHAALRNILGEHVFQAGSVVEPDRLRFDFTHPKPLTPEETQAIEDAINRHILAAYPVEPFETSLHEARAMGAMALFGEKYGERVRVIKIDGVSVELCGGTHLANTAEIGLLKIVSETSVGANIRRIEAYTGERARRWYEERLQWLLQAADALEAAPDRLVVAIGELQERIRELERKLQDAEERRAMQQVNELLQQVQEVAGVKVVTGIVSGVSPAVLRRLADELEVRLRSGVVVLGTVDDGKVVLVSKVTKDIVAKGGHAGNLVREVAKLTDGGGGGRPDFAQAGGRNPAKLQDALRKVPELVTQQLKR, encoded by the coding sequence GTGACGGTGAAGGAACTGCGCCGCACCTTTCTGGACTACTTTTGGCGGCAAGACCACTTGGTCTTGCCCAGTTTCTCGCTGATTCCCAGCGACCAAAGCACGCTGTTCACTTCGGCGGGGATGCAGCCGCTCATCCCTTACTTTCAGGGCATCGCCAAACCGCCCCACCCGCGCATCGCTACCTGTCAAAAATGCTTCCGTGCCGACGACATTGAGCAGGTCGGGTTCACTTGGCGGCACCTGAGTTTCTTTGAGATGCTGGGCAACTTCAGTTTCGGCGACTACTTCAAACGCGAAGCCATCCGCTACGCATGGGAGTTCCTGACAGAAGTTATTGGCTTGCCCAAAGAGCGGCTGTGGGTCTCAGTCTACGAGCAGGATGACGAAGCCGCAACGCTTTGGCGCAACGACATCGGATTGCCTGCTGAGCGCATCGTGCGGCTGGGCAAAAAGGACAACTGGTGGGGTCCCGTCGGCGATTCAGGTCCGTGCGGTCCTGACACGGAAATCTACTACGACCGAGGCGAAGAGTTTGGCTGTGGGCGCCGCGAGTGCAAACCCGGCTGCGATTGCGACCGCTGGGGCGAGATTTGGAACTTGGTGTTCCAGCAGTATGACCAGCAAAAGGACGGAACGCTCCTCCCGTTGCCCAAACCGGGCATTGACACGGGCATGGGCTTGGAACGGTTGGCGGCAGCGGTGCAGGGCAAGAACAGCGTCTTTGAGACCGACATCTTTTTCCCGCTGGTGCAGCACATTTGCCAGCGGCTCAACTACGAGTATGGGCGCGACGAAGGACAGGGCACGCAGGGCACATCAGCGGTGCCCCGTCCATTGAACCGTGATGTTGCCGTCCGCATCATCGCTGACCACACGCGGGCTGTTTGCTTTATGGCGGCGGAGGGTATTGTCCCGTCCAACGAAGGGCGGGGTTATGTCATGCGACGCTTTATCCGCCGCGCTATGCGGCTGGGGCGATTGTTCGGTGTGGACGAGCCCTTCGTCCATCAACTTGTCCCGACCGTCGTGCAACTGATGGGTGACCCCTACGAGGAACTGGTTAAGGCACAAAGCGTCATCACCGAGGTCATCTTGCGCGAGGAGGAGCGGTTTGAACAAACGCTGGAGGTCGGCATGGCACGCCTTGAAGAAATGATTGCCGAGACGAAGGCGCGGGGCGAAACGGTGCTGCGCGGACGCGACGCTTTTACCCTCTACGACACCTACGGCTTCCCGCTGGAACTGACGCAGGAAATCTGCGCCGAACACGGTTTGACCGTCGACAAAAACGAGTTCCATGAGGAACTGGAGGCGCAACGCCGGCGCGCCCGTGAGCGGATGCGGTTCACTTCACCCTTTGAAGCCAGTGAGTTTGAAGGGTTACCGCCCACACCTTTCGTCGGTCAGATGCCCGAACCTGAAGGCGTGTTGGCGTGTGAGGCGACGGTGCTCGCCATCAAGCGGCGGGGCGAGGAAGTGTGGGTCGTGCTGGACAAGACACCCTTTTATCCTGAAGGCGGTGGGCAAATTGGCGACACGGGCATGCTGGTGTGGAACGGAGGGCAAGGGGCAGGGGACAAGGAGACGGCGAAGGCGGTTGCGCGGGTGTTGGACACGAAGAAGTTCGGCGATGTCATCGCCCACAAGGTCGTAATGGAGAAGGGCTTTTTGACGGAGGGCGCCGTCGTGTGGGCGCAAGTGGATGCGGAACGCCGTCAAGCCCTCCGGCGCGCCCACACCGCTACCCACCTGTTGCACGCGGCGCTGCGGAACATTCTGGGCGAGCACGTCTTTCAAGCCGGTTCGGTCGTTGAACCTGACCGACTGCGGTTTGACTTCACGCACCCCAAACCCCTGACGCCCGAAGAGACGCAGGCGATTGAGGACGCAATCAACCGCCACATCTTGGCGGCGTATCCCGTTGAGCCCTTTGAGACGAGTTTGCACGAAGCGCGCGCGATGGGGGCGATGGCGCTGTTCGGTGAAAAGTATGGCGAACGCGTGCGGGTCATTAAGATTGACGGTGTGTCGGTGGAGTTGTGTGGCGGGACGCACCTCGCCAACACAGCGGAAATTGGGCTGCTGAAAATCGTGTCGGAAACGAGCGTCGGCGCCAACATCCGCCGCATTGAAGCCTACACGGGCGAACGGGCGCGCCGCTGGTATGAAGAGCGGTTGCAGTGGCTGCTACAGGCAGCGGACGCCCTTGAGGCTGCACCCGACCGCCTGGTCGTCGCCATCGGCGAATTGCAGGAGCGCATCAGAGAGTTGGAACGCAAGTTGCAGGACGCAGAAGAGCGGCGGGCAATGCAGCAGGTTAACGAGTTGCTGCAACAGGTGCAAGAGGTCGCTGGCGTCAAAGTCGTCACGGGCATCGTTTCGGGCGTTTCGCCCGCCGTGCTGCGCCGATTGGCGGACGAGTTGGAAGTGCGGCTGCGGTCGGGCGTCGTGGTGTTGGGGACAGTGGACGATGGCAAAGTGGTGTTGGTCAGCAAAGTGACGAAGGACATCGTGGCGAAAGGCGGGCATGCAGGCAACTTGGTGCGCGAGGTGGCGAAACTGACGGACGGCGGTGGAGGTGGGCGTCCCGACTTTGCACAAGCGGGCGGGCGTAATCCCGCTAAACTACAAGACGCGTTGCGCAAAGTCCCTGAATTGGTGACGCAGCAACTTAAACGGTAG
- the soj gene encoding Sporulation initiation inhibitor protein Soj, with translation MAVVNQKGGVGKTTTAINLSACLAELGKRVLLVDCDPQANATSGLGFHRGAARPHLYDALAGLVPVRQAIHETPFPNLFLLPSDMELAGVEVELAADEGRENALRSLLTPLKGEFDLLVLDAPPSLGVLTVNCLAAADYLLIPLQCEYYALEGLGNLLSTVRRIRMAFNPSLTILGIVRTMYDGRMNLTQQVSAELQKHFPQWLLRTVVPRTVRLAEAPSHGLPIIHYDGRSPAAEAYRQLAREVLERLGL, from the coding sequence TTGGCGGTCGTGAACCAAAAAGGTGGCGTCGGGAAGACAACGACGGCTATCAACCTGAGCGCTTGCTTGGCGGAGTTGGGTAAGCGGGTGCTGTTAGTGGATTGTGACCCGCAGGCAAACGCCACTTCGGGGCTAGGGTTCCACCGGGGTGCCGCCCGTCCCCACCTTTACGATGCACTGGCAGGGCTGGTGCCCGTGCGCCAAGCCATTCACGAGACGCCTTTCCCCAACCTGTTTTTGCTGCCGTCCGACATGGAACTGGCAGGCGTTGAAGTGGAGTTGGCGGCGGACGAGGGACGGGAAAACGCCCTGCGGTCACTGCTGACGCCGCTCAAAGGGGAGTTTGACCTGCTCGTTTTGGATGCGCCACCGTCTTTAGGCGTTTTAACGGTCAACTGTTTGGCGGCGGCAGACTATTTGCTCATCCCGTTGCAGTGCGAATACTACGCCCTTGAGGGCTTGGGCAACCTGCTCAGCACGGTGCGCCGCATCCGCATGGCGTTCAACCCATCCCTGACGATTTTGGGCATCGTGCGGACGATGTATGACGGGCGGATGAACTTGACGCAGCAGGTTTCGGCGGAGTTGCAAAAACATTTTCCGCAATGGCTGCTGCGGACGGTCGTCCCACGCACCGTGCGGCTGGCGGAAGCGCCCAGCCACGGGCTACCCATCATCCACTACGATGGGCGCAGCCCCGCCGCCGAAGCCTACCGGCAACTGGCGCGAGAGGTCTTGGAACGATTGGGGCTGTGA
- the rpoE_4 gene encoding ECF RNA polymerase sigma-E factor — MDERQLIARAQRGDTTAFDELVRRYWERIYRLAFSLMGATDADDVAVETFEIAWQKMAQFRGEAGFGTWLFRIAVRLAHRRLRMPFRRYEEMWAELVPADETVLLRTDPEELLRLRENGQQVRWALHQLPLPLREAVVLRFFEELSYAGIAQVLGCSETAARKRVAVALQQLAVLLNLPSSSEQKGR; from the coding sequence ATGGACGAACGGCAGTTGATTGCGCGGGCGCAACGCGGTGACACGACAGCGTTTGACGAACTGGTGCGGCGCTATTGGGAGCGGATTTACCGATTGGCATTTTCGCTGATGGGCGCTACCGACGCCGATGATGTGGCGGTGGAAACCTTTGAAATCGCTTGGCAAAAGATGGCGCAGTTTCGGGGCGAGGCAGGGTTCGGCACTTGGCTCTTCCGCATCGCGGTGCGCCTTGCCCACCGGCGCTTGCGGATGCCCTTTCGGCGTTACGAGGAGATGTGGGCGGAACTTGTCCCTGCGGATGAAACTGTGCTGCTGCGAACCGACCCTGAGGAACTTTTGCGCTTGCGTGAAAATGGGCAACAGGTGCGTTGGGCGCTACATCAGCTGCCTTTGCCGCTGCGGGAGGCGGTGGTGTTGCGGTTTTTTGAGGAACTAAGTTACGCGGGAATTGCGCAAGTGTTGGGCTGCAGCGAAACGGCAGCGCGCAAACGGGTAGCGGTGGCGTTGCAACAACTGGCGGTGTTGCTGAACCTGCCTTCATCGTCCGAACAAAAGGGGCGTTGA
- the resA_6 gene encoding Thiol-disulfide oxidoreductase ResA yields MQFFAVNAWQQSVKECQAFQRRHSLTFPVLVDEKGSVAGRYGVTYVPYLMLIDRDGRIRFAGRELDKVAQLLAQLVGQ; encoded by the coding sequence GTGCAATTTTTTGCCGTGAACGCGTGGCAGCAGTCGGTTAAAGAGTGCCAAGCGTTTCAGCGACGGCACAGTTTGACTTTCCCCGTGCTGGTGGACGAAAAGGGCAGCGTGGCAGGTCGCTACGGCGTGACTTATGTGCCCTACTTGATGCTCATTGACCGCGACGGGCGCATTCGGTTTGCCGGGCGCGAACTGGACAAGGTGGCGCAACTGCTGGCGCAGTTGGTCGGGCAATAG